TTACAGGCGGAAAAACTTATTCATCAACAGCTGATGAGTTTAAAGCAAGGCTTAGAGCAACTGTTGAAAGGGTCATGAAGGAAAGCAATAAGCATATGCCATATCCATTTGAACCCCTTTATACAGAAAGTTTCCGGAATATGGATCATGTATCTGGAGAGCAATTCTTAAAAGATATCAATTTAACAACAGAAGAATTCGATGTGCTGCATGGCTGGATTGGATCAGATTATTGCGGAGATCCTGCAGAGGGTGCGGTTACACAGATATTTCGCTGGTGGGCTTTTTCCCAAGGAAACTGGGATACTCACAGTGCGATGGTCTCGAGCTTCCGCATAAAACATGGAACCAGAAAGTTAATCGAATCAATTGCTGCGGACAGTGGTGCGGAAATTAAGTTATCTGCTATCGTTGGACGAATTGAACATGAAGATGGATCTGCTAAAGTCTTTACGGCAGAAGGGGAATGTTATGCTTCCAAGGCAGTGATCGTTACAGTACCATTATCGACACTAAATAATATTGAGTTCCAGCCATCGCTTTCAGAAGCAAAAAGGGAATCTTCCAGAGAGGGACAAACCTCAAAAGGCGTTAAAGTGTGGGCAAAAGTGAAAGGAGAATTAGAGCCATTCGATGCATTAGCCCCTGGCAGCTATTCTTTAAATTCAGTTCATTTGGATCGGTATGCTGATGGCAATAGCATCCTTGTCGGTTTTGGTCCAAGTGCAGCAAAGCTGAATCCGAACGACAGGGAAGCGGTAGAAGAGGCATTAAAATACTGGATTCCGGATATACAAGTACTTGAAAGCACAGGACACGATTGGGTCAATGACGAGTTCTCAAAAGAAACCTGGCCAATGCTGAGACCCAAACAGTTAACTGCCTATCATGAAGAGTGGAACACGCCTGAAGGTTCTGTGTTTTTAGCTGGTACGACTTATGCAAATGGCTGGGCAGGCTTCATTGACGGGGCAATAGAGAACGGATTAACTGTAAGCAGAAAAGTAGATAGGTATTTATTAAGCAAACATTATGTTCATACGGAGTAAATAAATAAAAGGTGCCAGGTTAACCATGAAATATGGTACCTGGCACCTTTTTTATTTAATTACTTGTCATGGTAGTCTGTTGTAAGGGTTCTATAAATCATATAGGAAAAGCCCCCCAGAATAAGCCCAAGGTAAAGATCATCATAATTATTGCAGATGCAGTCATTATAATTCCTCCTTGATGTCTGTATTTGAAGGAATCGGAGTTTCTTGATCGTTTAGTCCTTCTTCTATTACAGAGCTTCTTAATCTTTTATTAAATCGAAGCAGCACGAATGCAAGCAGGAAAGTAATTCCGAGCTGCAGGATTATTGTTCCAACATTAAATTCTTCGAATGGCTTCCACCAAGTGTCAGGATACCATGTCACACCCTGATATAGCCACCATCCAGTTACAATGACAAACAGAGCGGGTATTAAATACTTAATGGAATAAACCCACCATTTGTTTATCTTAATGAAGCTGACTTCATTTATCTCGTCACGCATTTTTTCGACACCATATTTTATCGCAGCGTACGCATATAGGAAGCATGAAAGCAGCAGCGCAACTCCCCAAACCCAATCCTGGTTATTGAACACTTTCATATTAATGGCTGAAGGGATCCCTCCAAGAAAAATCAAAACAACAGTTAGCAGGATTGCTTTGTTTCTGCGGATTCCATAGTCTGACAGGTTTCTAGTAATCAATTCAACCATTGCAACTAATGAAGTAAAAGCTGCAAATGCCAATGCACCAAAAAATGCAACGCCAAAGATATAAGTCTGCGGCATGACGCTAATCAATTCTACCATATAAATAAAGGTTAATCCGGTGTTGCCTGAACTTGTTGCCTGGGTAATATATTCTTGCGAAGGCGCTAAAGCAAAGATAGCTGGAATGATGGTTAAACCGGCAAGTAATTCGACTGAGTTGTTTCCGAGGCCTGCTGTTAACGAATTTTGGGCAATGTCATCACGTTTTTTTGTATAAATGGCATATGTGGCATACAATCCCCAGCCAGCACCGACTGACCATGCAGATTGGGATAAAGCTTGAAGCCAAGTTGATGCTTTCCCTAGATATTCCCACTGAGGTGTAAACATGTATGAAAGCCCTTCTATTGCTCCCGGCAAGGTGATGGAGCGGAAAGCAGTAAAGATGAGTAAGAGGAATAAAAGCGGCAGGAATATCTTAGATATTCTTTCAATTCCCTTTGTAACCCCTATAAAAACGACAATTCCACAAAGAGCAGCTGCAATAAAGTGATAAATGACTGGTTCTGCCGCATGACCCGTAAAGTTTTCCCACTGGGCAGCTGAGTCAATTTTTTCTGTAAAAGTTCCCTGTAATGCTAAGATGAAGTATTTAAAAGTCCATCCCACTACTACAGAATAATAAAATGTGATTCCGGCTAAAACGATCGTGATAATAGGTCCAAACCAGGCAAATTTTTTGCCGATAAATTCTCCAAAGGATCCCATCGTTCCCATTCTGGTTCTTCTTCCGATGAATATTTCAACCATGATAAGCGGCAATGACCAGACAAATAAAAAAATGGCCCAGCCGATTAAGAAAGAACCTCCGCCATGTTCAGCAACCATTCGCGGGAACCTCCAAATATTTCCGGTACCCACTGCCATACCCATTGCTGCCAATATAAATCCAATCCTTGAACCCCAAACTACCTGGTTTTCTTTCAAATAAAACAACCCCTTTGTTATAAAGCCTCAAAAATATAGGATCTCTAATACATAATTAGGGTGCGTGCTGCATAAATAGATCGAACCACCAGAGTAACCAGCTATATATTATCCCTCCTTCATCGCTAGATTATTCGATTTATTTAAAAAATTCTGTATTTTAAATATATTATCTATGAAAGTCTTTATCTATGTGCAAATTTCACAAAAAATACTGCTAATTCCTGCTAGGATTCGATTATTATTACCATAATCTTATCTATGTATTTTAATTCCTGCATATTAGAATGTAAAATGCCACAAAAAATTTAGCTTACAACCCCTTTTTATCATATATTTTGTACATTTTGTTCAGAATATTCTATCTGTACAATTATAGTATTATCCTATTTTGAAGTATTACTAATAATGGAGGGGAAGGTAATGACGAAATCTATCGTTATTGGCGGAGGAATCATTGGCTTAGCAAGCGCTTTTTTCCTTAGGAAAAAGGGATTGGATGTAGTATTAATTGACAAAGGTGAACCCGGAGCGGAATGTTCGAGCGGAAATATGGGATGGGTGTGCCCCAGTTTATCCGATCCGGTTCCTGCTCCGGGTCTGATTAAGGCAAGTTTGAAGTGGATGTTAAAACGGGATAGCCCTCTATATATTAAGCCATCCATTTTCGCTTCATTGTCCCCCTGGCTACTCCAATTCTGGAGGTATTGCAGTGAAGAGGCCTACCAGAAAGGGTATGCTGCTGGTTTGGAATTGAGCAGAAATACCTTGAGATTATTCGATGAACTGGAGCAAGATGGCAGTCTGGAATTTGAAATGTATCGAAAAGGGCTGCTTTTTGTATTCTTAGACAAAAGTTATATTGATGAAAAGCTAGATAACTATAGTATTGTTGAGAGCTTTGGTTTACCTGCGCCTGCTGCAAAATCTAAAAAAGAAGTACTAGAAATGGAACCTGCCCTTTCTGATGCAGTGGCTGGAGGCATTTATCTCCCTTCTGAACGGCATGTTCGCCCTGAAACGCTTACAAAAGCTCTAAAAGACTGGCTTATCTCGAATGGGGTTGAAGTGCTTTCCCATACGGAAGCAATGGGATTCATCCAAGAAGGGGACAAGATCAGTGGGGTTAAAATCCGAGAGCAAACCATGGAAGGGGATCACTTTCTTGTCACTTCAGGAGCCTGGGCAGGCCTGGTTTTAAGACAAGCTGGATTGCACATCCCCATGACTGCAGGGAAAGGCTACAGCATCACCATTTCAAATCCTTCCATTCAGTTTCAGCAGCCGCTTTACTTAGGGGATTCAAGGGTGACGATTAGCCCGTTTCATGATTCAGTAAGAATCGGGGGAACAATGGAACTTTCGGGCATTAATACTAATCTGGATCAGCGCCGAATTGATAGTTTAAAGAGTTCTGCGGCTCAATATTTACGTACAGCAGTTCGCGGAGATGAGCAGCCATGGTGCGGAATGCGGCCTATGACTCCCGATGGTCTGCCAATAATAGGCAAAGTGCCTTCTCTGAATAATCTATTTATCGCGTCCGGCCATGCGATGAGTGGAATTTCAATGGCACTATCAACAGGCAGTGCTATGAGTGACCTAATTTCAAAGGGCAATTCAGATATTGATTTAACTCCGTTTAGATTGGACAGGTTTTCTTCAAAGAAAACACATGAAAATCAAAATAAAACTGTCAATATGTAGAAAGAAGCCAAAAAACTGAGCTCCGGGGAGAAAATATTTGATTCTATTAACGAATATACGACAAGTTCATATTGGAGTGAATTACTATGTTAGTGATTAGTAAAGAAACGATAAAAGAATTATACTCAATGGAAGAGTGTATTCAGGATGTTGAAAAAGCATTTAGTTATGGCCAACGGAATAAAACGCTGACACCTGTAAGAATGTCGATTCCTCATTCTAAATACGAAGCGGAAACTTTATATATGCCTTCCTATATTGAACCAGAAAATTATACAGCAGTTAAAGTTGTAAGCATTTTTCCCGCAATTCCGGCGGGGACAAACCAGTTCTACAGGGAGTGATTCTGCTGACTGATACTCGTACAGGCGAGCATGTTGCGTTAATGGATGCCAGCTACTTAACGGTCTTAAGAACAGGTGCTTCAAGCGGTGTGGCAACGAAATATTTAGCTCGGAAGAATTCAAAAGTCTGTTCTGTATTAGGGTGCGGAGCTCAAGCTGCAGGCCAAATTCAAGCTGTCATGTCTGTGATGGAATTAGAACATATCATTTTATATAATCGCACAATAGAACGAGCGGAAGTATTCAAAAATGAAATCCATTCTTTGTATCCAGATTGGAGGGGGACCATTACAATTCAAGCGGTTGCCGATGAGGCTGCTGCCCAATCAGATATTGTCATCTGCAGTACGAAAAGTTCAACACCCATATTTAATGGATCTGTACTGAGGGAAGGAACTCATATTAATGCCATCGGTTCCTATCAGGCGCATATGCAAGAGGTTGATTCTCTAACACTTATCAGGAGCAATAAAGTAGTTGTCGATACATTGGAAGGAGCCATGCACGAGGCTGGAGATTTCCTTGTTCCGCATAATAAAGGAGAATGGAATACGCATCTCATTTATGGTGAAATTGGTGAAATAGTATGCGGGGAAAAAGCTGGACGTGAAAAATCAAGTGAAATAACCTTTTATAAATCTGTCGGGGTTGGGTTTCTGGACACTATGGCAGCCTCTAAGATATATAGAAAAGCTTTGAGTGAAGAAAAAGGTTACTCCTTTTCACTATAAAAACATTTATGATACTCTTTTAAGTATGACACCGGATTATTCTAGTATGAATAATCCGGTGTGTTTTTAAAAGAAATTACAATGAAAAAAGGATTTACTTTAGGTCGGCAGGAGTTTGATAGGTCAATCAATTTTCCTGCTTATTTAAATTCTCCTGCAGATCCGAGTTCAGAAAGTTTTCTGTGGCATAAGCTGAAGCCCCAAGTGCTGTTGAGTAGATCGATAAATCTGCAAATGTAATGTTTACGTTTTCCTGATTGAATCTTAAGGAATGAGTCTTGACAACTTCCATTATTGAATCCAGTAATAATTCTTTGGCGATTGCTAAGCGATTTCCGATAATGATTTGCTCGGGGTTGAATGTATTAATGATATTGTTTATGCCAATGCCAAGGCATCGGCCGATTTGATGGAACAGATCCTTTACTTCCTCATCTTCTTCGGCCGTTTCAACTAATGACTCCAGGTTCAAATCATCCCGTTTTAAGTATGATTCAATATTCTTTGCCTGGTTTAGCAATGCCTGTTCAGAAGCGTACAATTCCCAGCAGCCTTTGCTGCCGCATCTGCATTCTTTTCCATCTATATCGATCACCATATGGCCCATTTCACCGGAGAATCCTTCAGCGCCACGGTAAAGGCTGTTTTGTAAAATAAAGCCGACTCCAATGCCAATTCCAGCGCTAACATAGATGAGATTCTCAAAGTTTTTCCCGGCTCCGAAACGCTTTTCCCCGTATGCTCCGGCGTTCGCTTCGTTGTCGATAATAACGGGAAGGTGAAACTCTGTCTCAATTTCTGCCTTTAAATGGATATCTGTCCAGCCCAGATTAGGTGCCAGCAGGATATTGCTGCCTTCCTTATTTACAATTCCCGGCACTCCAATACCGATTCCAATCACGCCATAGGGGCTCTCAGGGGTTGAGTCCAATAAGGATTGGATAACTTCTTTTATGACAAGAATGGTTTCTTCATACCTCATGCTATTCATATGCTTCAAATGTTCGCTCACAATATTCCCCGATAAATCAGTCATGACACCTAAAATATAGTTAACCCCTAAATCAATTCCAATGGCATATCCTGCTTGTTCATTAAAGAGCAGCATCACAGGCCGCCGTCCTCCGCTCGATTTGCCCGGTCCTGTTTCGGAACAGATTTGTTCTTCTATCAGCTCGTTGACTAAAGAGGAAACAGTTCCTTTAGTCAGTCCCAAATGCTGTGAGATATCAGCCCGGGAGATAGGGGATTGGTCGATGATCGTCTGCAGAACGCGTGATTTGTTTTTCATTTTTACCAGCTGCTGATTCCAAGTCATTATCTTTCTCCTCAAATCCTCAATTTCTTTGTCTATTACAATCATATTCCATTTATACCATAATTAAAAATAAAAATAAAACTTAGTTCATTCAATAGACAAACTAAGTTTATGGTGGTAAAATCGATTTGTAATCAAATGAAAGCGATAACAAATGAAAAGAGAAGATGGAGGAATGAAAATGAACTACTTTAATAATGTGAGTGGAGTAAAATACGAAGGTCCAGATTCTAATAATCCATTGGCTTTTAAATATTATAATCCTGAAGAAATGATCAACGGCAGAAAAATGGAAGACCTTCTCCGTTTTGCAGTGTCTTACTGGCATACGTTTACTGCGGAAGGCACAGATCCTTTCGGAAATGGAACGATGATCCGTTCCTATGACAGATTTTCCGGAATGGATTTGGCCAAGGCGCGTGTTGAAGCATCCTTTGAATTCTATGAAAAACTGAATGTTCCGTTTTTCTGTTTCCATGACGCTGATATTTCGCCTGAAGGCGATTCATTAAGCGAAACTTTTAAGAACTTAGATGAGATTACGGCCATGATAAAGGAATACATGAAGTCCAGCAAAACGAAGTTATTATGGAATACCGCTAATATGTTTTCGCATCCGCGCTGGCTGCACGGTGCGGCGACAGCACCTAATGCTGATGTATTTGCCTATGCTGCTGCAAAAGTGAAAAAGGGACTTGAGATCGGCAAGGAGCTGGGTGCTGAGAACTATGTGTTCTGGGGCGGCCGCGAAGGATACGAAACACTGCTGAATACGAACATGAAGCTTGAACTCGATAATCTTGCGCGGTTCTTCCATATGGCAATCGATTATGCAAAGGAAATTGGGTTTGACGCACAATTCCTAATCGAGCCAAAACCGAAGGAGCCCACCAAACATCAATACGATTTTGATGTGGCAACCAGCTTATCATTCTTGCAATCTTACGGCTTAAAAGACTACTTTAAATTCAATATTGAAGCAAACCACGCGACCCTTGCCGGCCATACATTTGAGCATGAACTGCACACAGCACGCATAAATGGAATGCTTGGTTCAGTGGATGCAAACCAGGGTGATACCCTGCTGGGATGGGATACTGACGAATTCCCGACAGACATCTATTCTACAGCACTGGCAATGGTTGAAATTCTAAAAAATGACGGCCTTGGAACAGGCGGCCTTAACTTTGATGCGAAAGTACGAAGAGGATCATTTGACCCTGAGGACCTGTTCTATGCTCATATTGCAGGAATGGACACATTTGCGGTTGGCGCAAAGGTTGCACAGCGTCTAATGGAAGATAAAGTATTAGACAATTTTATTGCTGACAGATATAGCAGCTATACAGAAGGCATCGGCCTTGAAATCGTTGAAGGAAAGGCAGACTTCCGCAAGCTTGAAAAGCATGCCCTTCAGCTTGAAAAGATTGAAAATAAATCAGGAAGACAGGAACAGCTAAAAGCTGTCTTAAATAAATACATTCTCGAAGCTTATGCGAGTGTAAAAGCGTAATAGATTAATATAAAAAGATTAAATGTACTGGGAATACAAAAGTGTCCCAGTACATTTTTAAAAACTAAAACTTAGCATACATTTCATTATCTAAAGGATGATCAATCATGAAATATGTAATCGGGATTGACCTTGGCACGAGCTCGGTAAAAGTTTTATTAATGAATCAAAAGGGAGTAGTATGCAGCGAAGTTTCCAGGTCTTATCCGCTCATTCATGAAAAGTCGGGTTATAGTGAACAGGACCCTGGTGAATGGGTTGATAAAACAGTGGCTGCTCTTAAAGAACTTACAGAGCAGTTTGATGGAAGTGCGGAAGACATTCAAGGAATCAGTTTTTCAGGCCAAATGCACGGTCTGGTCCTTCTGGATGAAGAGAATAAGGTTCTGCGTAATGCAATCCTTTGGAATGATACCCGCACGACAGAGCAATGTAAACAGATCTATGACATGGCTGGTGAGAAGCGTCTGCTTGAAATTACAAAGAATCCGGCATTGGAAGGCTTTACTTTACCAAAGCTGCTTTGGGTGAAGCAATACGAGCCGGAAGTTTTTGAAAAAGCGTCTGTATTTATGCTCCCTAAAGATTACCTGCGCTTTAAACTGACTGGCAGGATTCATAGTGAATATAGTGATGCAGCGGGTACTTTGCTGCTGAATGCCGGCCGGAAAATGTGGAGTGAAGAGATTTGCGGGCTAACGGGGATTGATGTGAATATCTGTCCGCCTTTAGTTGAATCCCATGAATGTGTAGGAACGTTAAAGCCTGAGATTTCTGAGAAGACGGGATTATCTCCTTTAACTAAGGTATTTGCAGGAGGAGCTGACAACGCCTGCGGTGCGATCGGTTCCGGCATTCTGTCGGAAGGCAAAACATTATGCAGCATTGGGACATCCGGGGTCGTTTTATCCTATGAAGAACAAAATGACAAGGATTTTCAGGGGAAAGTCCATTATTTTAATCATGGTGAAGAAAATGCCTATTACACAATGGGCGTAACCCTGGCAGCAGGACATAGTTTGAACTGGTTTAAAGATGCGTTTGCAGAAATGGAATCATTCGATTCCCTGTTGGCTGGAATGAGCGAGGTTCCGATTGGGTCGAACGGACTTTTATTTACACCCTATTTAGCGGGTGAGCGCACACCATATGCAGATTCACAAATTCGGGGAAGCTTTATCGGCATGGACTCCTCACATAATCGAAATGATTTTGTACGATCGGTCATTGAAGGTATTACTTTTTCTTTAAATGAATCGATTGAAATATTCAGGGAAAGCGGAAAGCTTGTCGATACCATTATTTCAATCGGCGGAGGAGCTAAAAGTGAGGCCTGGCTGCAAATCCAGGCCGAT
This window of the Cytobacillus pseudoceanisediminis genome carries:
- a CDS encoding NAD(P)/FAD-dependent oxidoreductase translates to MTKSIVIGGGIIGLASAFFLRKKGLDVVLIDKGEPGAECSSGNMGWVCPSLSDPVPAPGLIKASLKWMLKRDSPLYIKPSIFASLSPWLLQFWRYCSEEAYQKGYAAGLELSRNTLRLFDELEQDGSLEFEMYRKGLLFVFLDKSYIDEKLDNYSIVESFGLPAPAAKSKKEVLEMEPALSDAVAGGIYLPSERHVRPETLTKALKDWLISNGVEVLSHTEAMGFIQEGDKISGVKIREQTMEGDHFLVTSGAWAGLVLRQAGLHIPMTAGKGYSITISNPSIQFQQPLYLGDSRVTISPFHDSVRIGGTMELSGINTNLDQRRIDSLKSSAAQYLRTAVRGDEQPWCGMRPMTPDGLPIIGKVPSLNNLFIASGHAMSGISMALSTGSAMSDLISKGNSDIDLTPFRLDRFSSKKTHENQNKTVNM
- a CDS encoding sodium-dependent transporter, with translation MKENQVVWGSRIGFILAAMGMAVGTGNIWRFPRMVAEHGGGSFLIGWAIFLFVWSLPLIMVEIFIGRRTRMGTMGSFGEFIGKKFAWFGPIITIVLAGITFYYSVVVGWTFKYFILALQGTFTEKIDSAAQWENFTGHAAEPVIYHFIAAALCGIVVFIGVTKGIERISKIFLPLLFLLLIFTAFRSITLPGAIEGLSYMFTPQWEYLGKASTWLQALSQSAWSVGAGWGLYATYAIYTKKRDDIAQNSLTAGLGNNSVELLAGLTIIPAIFALAPSQEYITQATSSGNTGLTFIYMVELISVMPQTYIFGVAFFGALAFAAFTSLVAMVELITRNLSDYGIRRNKAILLTVVLIFLGGIPSAINMKVFNNQDWVWGVALLLSCFLYAYAAIKYGVEKMRDEINEVSFIKINKWWVYSIKYLIPALFVIVTGWWLYQGVTWYPDTWWKPFEEFNVGTIILQLGITFLLAFVLLRFNKRLRSSVIEEGLNDQETPIPSNTDIKEEL
- a CDS encoding flavin monoamine oxidase family protein, with translation MTIKNYDVIIIGAGFSGLTAARELKMLGKKVLVLEARDRLGGRTWVDHRLGLDLEMGGTYVHWHQPHVWSEITRYGLELASGPKAEKVYWITGGKTYSSTADEFKARLRATVERVMKESNKHMPYPFEPLYTESFRNMDHVSGEQFLKDINLTTEEFDVLHGWIGSDYCGDPAEGAVTQIFRWWAFSQGNWDTHSAMVSSFRIKHGTRKLIESIAADSGAEIKLSAIVGRIEHEDGSAKVFTAEGECYASKAVIVTVPLSTLNNIEFQPSLSEAKRESSREGQTSKGVKVWAKVKGELEPFDALAPGSYSLNSVHLDRYADGNSILVGFGPSAAKLNPNDREAVEEALKYWIPDIQVLESTGHDWVNDEFSKETWPMLRPKQLTAYHEEWNTPEGSVFLAGTTYANGWAGFIDGAIENGLTVSRKVDRYLLSKHYVHTE
- the xylB gene encoding xylulokinase translates to MKYVIGIDLGTSSVKVLLMNQKGVVCSEVSRSYPLIHEKSGYSEQDPGEWVDKTVAALKELTEQFDGSAEDIQGISFSGQMHGLVLLDEENKVLRNAILWNDTRTTEQCKQIYDMAGEKRLLEITKNPALEGFTLPKLLWVKQYEPEVFEKASVFMLPKDYLRFKLTGRIHSEYSDAAGTLLLNAGRKMWSEEICGLTGIDVNICPPLVESHECVGTLKPEISEKTGLSPLTKVFAGGADNACGAIGSGILSEGKTLCSIGTSGVVLSYEEQNDKDFQGKVHYFNHGEENAYYTMGVTLAAGHSLNWFKDAFAEMESFDSLLAGMSEVPIGSNGLLFTPYLAGERTPYADSQIRGSFIGMDSSHNRNDFVRSVIEGITFSLNESIEIFRESGKLVDTIISIGGGAKSEAWLQIQADIFNCTIVKLSSEQGPAVGAAMLAAYGCKWYESLEACAENFITYEKTYTPIPENVKKYQELFQLYKEVYAQTKKLNEGLAGFRKK
- a CDS encoding ROK family transcriptional regulator — encoded protein: MTWNQQLVKMKNKSRVLQTIIDQSPISRADISQHLGLTKGTVSSLVNELIEEQICSETGPGKSSGGRRPVMLLFNEQAGYAIGIDLGVNYILGVMTDLSGNIVSEHLKHMNSMRYEETILVIKEVIQSLLDSTPESPYGVIGIGIGVPGIVNKEGSNILLAPNLGWTDIHLKAEIETEFHLPVIIDNEANAGAYGEKRFGAGKNFENLIYVSAGIGIGVGFILQNSLYRGAEGFSGEMGHMVIDIDGKECRCGSKGCWELYASEQALLNQAKNIESYLKRDDLNLESLVETAEEDEEVKDLFHQIGRCLGIGINNIINTFNPEQIIIGNRLAIAKELLLDSIMEVVKTHSLRFNQENVNITFADLSIYSTALGASAYATENFLNSDLQENLNKQEN
- the xylA gene encoding xylose isomerase, encoding MNYFNNVSGVKYEGPDSNNPLAFKYYNPEEMINGRKMEDLLRFAVSYWHTFTAEGTDPFGNGTMIRSYDRFSGMDLAKARVEASFEFYEKLNVPFFCFHDADISPEGDSLSETFKNLDEITAMIKEYMKSSKTKLLWNTANMFSHPRWLHGAATAPNADVFAYAAAKVKKGLEIGKELGAENYVFWGGREGYETLLNTNMKLELDNLARFFHMAIDYAKEIGFDAQFLIEPKPKEPTKHQYDFDVATSLSFLQSYGLKDYFKFNIEANHATLAGHTFEHELHTARINGMLGSVDANQGDTLLGWDTDEFPTDIYSTALAMVEILKNDGLGTGGLNFDAKVRRGSFDPEDLFYAHIAGMDTFAVGAKVAQRLMEDKVLDNFIADRYSSYTEGIGLEIVEGKADFRKLEKHALQLEKIENKSGRQEQLKAVLNKYILEAYASVKA